The Mastacembelus armatus chromosome 9, fMasArm1.2, whole genome shotgun sequence genome contains a region encoding:
- the LOC113139156 gene encoding cell division cycle protein 20 homolog B-like — MRNSAGKRRHCPFTGPNDTHQVSYKRFRRRIIQRGRGQGPTASTPLTTGCQCVPSFEFNTVCQRLELDSPPRSREPAQRALQGNLQATPWVGGVSDCEAVTPHSTPCTVSAQGWPTTENAYEQRSVWRAAIQGHDNTQQAGSDKRRHSLRPFAVLEKVCSLQGKSAVKLGAPALLNDYYTNLLDCSCNGMIALALGSSVYIWNSETHALVGYLDLSPNPGQLYQQTQSISSLCWSRDGRALCIGTRQGQTQLWDVEHKQNMICLPSHLSVVRAFSWKQDLLSSGSILGCIHHLDPRAPTPLVGAAVQEEGICSLQWSPGDDWLASGSTDGLLHIWNNDIAGLTKSHQPITTMKQPSSVKAMGWCPWQRKMIATGGGWKDGELRIWDTQMGTCVTSVNTNSQICSLRWAEKKRYVVTGHGLPHHQVRTWEFPSLSLSSQLTGHSHRVLHLALNPECTQIFSAGADQCFHIWDL; from the exons GGCCCAAACGACACTCATCAAGTGTCATACAAACGCTTCAGGAGGCGGATTATCCAGAGGGGCAGAGGACAGGGACCCACTGCAAGTACACCTCTAACCACTGGGTGTCAGTGTGTGCCAAGCTTTGAGTTTAATACAGTCTGTCAGAGGCTGGAGCTGGATTCTCCACCCAGATCTCGTGAACCAGCTCAGAGAGCCCTGCAGGGAAACCTCCAAG CGACACCATGGGTGGGAGGTGTGTCTGACTGTGAGGCTGTTACACCACATAGCACACCATGCACCGTCTCTGCCCAGGGATGGCCTACCACAGAAAATGCCTATGAACAG AGATCGGTGTGGAGAGCTGCAATTCAAGGACATGATAATACCCAACAGGCTG GCTCAGACAAAAGAAGACACAGTTTGCGGCCATTTGCTGTTCTGGAAAAAGTCTGCAGTCTGCAGGGAAAGTCAGCAGTGAAGCTGGGTGCACCTGCACTGCTCAATGACTACT ACACTAATCTTCTCGACTGCAGTTGTAATGGTATGATTGCATTAGCTCTGGGCTCTTCTGTTTACATTTGGAATTCAGAAACTCATGCTCTGGTGGGATACTTGGACCTGAGTCCAAACCCAGGACAACTATACCAACAGACTCAGTCCATCTCATCTCTGTGTTGGAGCAGAGATGGCAGAGCTCTCTGCATTGGGACCAGGCAAGGGCAGACACAG TTGTGGGATGTTGAACACAAGCAGAATATGATTTGTCTACCATCACATCTGTCTGTGGTCAGAGCATTTTCCTGGAAACAAGACTTACTTAGCAg TGGCTCCATTCTTGGATGTATCCATCATCTTGACCCTCGGGCTCCTACACCACTAGTGGGTGCAGCTGTCCAGGAGGAGGGGATCTGCAGCCTCCAGTGGTCACCGGGAGATGACTGGCTCGCCAGCGGCTCCACAGATGGCCTTCTCCATATATGGAATAATGATATCGCAGGACTTACAAAGTCACATCAGCCAATCACTACAATGAAACAGCCCAGTTCTGTCAAG GCAATGGGATGGTGTCCATGGCAGAGAAAGATGATCGCTACAGGAGGGGGGTGGAAAGATGGAGAACTTAGAATCTGGGATACACAAATGGGAACTTGTGTGACTTCTGTCAACACAAACTCACAG ATATGTTCTCTACGGTGGGCTGAGAAGAAGAGATATGTGGTCACAGGTCATGGCCTTCCTCACCACCAAGTCAGAACCTGGGAGTTCCCCTCTCTCAGCCTGAGCAGCCAGCTCACAG gtCATTCTCATCGAGTGCTGCACTTGGCCCTAAACCCTGAATGTACTCAAATCTTCTCTGCTGGAGCAGACCAGTGCTTTCACATCTGGGACCTTTAA